One genomic window of Phoenix dactylifera cultivar Barhee BC4 chromosome 6, palm_55x_up_171113_PBpolish2nd_filt_p, whole genome shotgun sequence includes the following:
- the LOC103716108 gene encoding cryptochrome-1-like, giving the protein MTGGVSSSNSSTRSIVWFQRDLRVEDNPALAAGVRSGEVVAVFIWSPEEDGPFYPGRVSRWWLSQSLLHLDSSLRSLGTSLITKRSFDTASTLLEIVHSTGATNLFFNHLYDPLSLVRGHRLKELLTAQGITVRSFNADLLYEPWEVNDENGSPFTTFAPFWNKCLSMPYDPAAPLLPPKRITSGDVSMCPSDTLVFEDESEKGSNALLARAWSPGWRNADKSLTAFINGPLIEYSVNRKKADGATTSLLSPHLHFGELSVRKVFHLVRMKQLVWINEGNKAGEESCNLFLRSIGLREYSRYLSFNHPCSHERPLLAHLRFFSWVTNEGYFKAWRQGRTGYPLVDAGMRELWATGWLHDRIRVVVSSFFVKVLQLPWRWGMKYFWDTLLDADLESDALGWQYISGTLPDGRELDRIDNPEFEGYKFDPNGEYVRRWLPELARLPTEWIHHPWDAPESVLQAAGIELGSNYPLPIVEIDAAKARLQEALAAMWQLEAATRAAIENGTEEGLGDSSELPPIDFPEEVHMEVDHEPFRNNTNSPAVDRRHEDQMVPSMTHSIVRADEEEVSADLGNTAGDSRAEVPSNINFDAEVRGEEIDRGSVQTVRNNVVPHFGPARLQSPAEPTVDSSSSRTERDGGVVPVWSPSASSSRSEHFVADDTGIASSGYLQRHPQSRQLINWRQLSQTVTRSWEVENAVQPNAFG; this is encoded by the exons ATGACTGGTGGTGTCAGCAGCAGCAACAGTAGTACTAGGAGCATAGTATGGTTCCAGAGGGATCTGAGGGTGGAGGACAACCCAGCACTAGCAGCTGGGGTGAGGTCAGGGGAGGTGGTGGCTGTGTTCATCTGGTCCCCTGAGGAGGATGGGCCCTTCTACCCTGGGAGGGTCTCCAGGTGGTGGCTCAGCCAGAGCCTCCTCCACCTGGACTCCTCCCTCAGGAGCCTTGGCACATCCCTCATCACCAAGAGGTCCTTTGACACTGCCTCCACCCTCCTGGAAATTGTTCACTCTACTGGTGCCACCAATCTCTTCTTCAATCACCTCTATG ATCCTCTGTCTCTTGTTAGGGGCCATCGTTTGAAAGAACTTCTGACTGCTCAAGGCATAACAGTCCGCTCGTTCAACGCGGATTTGCTCTATGAACCGTGGGAAGTTAACGATGAAAATGGCAGCCCATTTACAACTTTTGCGCCTTTCTGGAATAAATGCCTTAGCATGCCGTATGATCCAGCAGCACCATTGCTTCCACCCAAAAGAATAACATCAG GTGATGTATCAATGTGCCCCTCGGATACTCTGGTCTTTGAGGATGAGTCTGAGAAAGGAAGCAATGCACTTCTTGCTCGAGCATGGTCACCAGGATGGCGCAATGCTGATAAGTCTCTGACTGCCTTTATTAATGGACCACTGATTGAGTATTCAGTAAATCGTAAAAAAGCAGATGGTGCAACTACATCTCTTCTTTCCCCTCATCTACACTTTGGGGAGCTTAGTGTCCGCAAAGTCTTTCACCTTGTTCGAATGAAACAACTTGTGTGGATTAATGAAGGAAACAAAGCAGGTGAAGAGAGTTGCAACTTGTTTCTGAGATCTATTGGTCTTCGGGAGTACTCTAGATACTTGAGTTTCAACCATCCCTGCAGTCATGAGAGGCCTCTTTTAGCGCACCTTAGGTTCTTTTCTTGGGTGACCAATGAGGGTTATTTTAAAGCTTGGAGACAAGGTAGAACTGGATATCCTCTCGTAGATGCTGGTATGAGAGAGCTTTGGGCAACTGGCTGGCTACATGACAGGATACGTGTGGTTGTTTCCAGTTTCTTTGTGAAGGTCCTGCAACTTCCTTGGAGGTGGGGGATGAAGTACTTCTGGGATACTCTATTAGATGCTGATCTTGAAAGTGATGCCCTTGGCTGGCAGTATATATCTGGGACTCTTCCTGATGGTCGTGAATTGGATCGCATTGATAACCCTGAG TTTGAAGGGTACAAATTTGACCCAAATGGAGAATATGTACGTCGTTGGCTTCCTGAGCTGGCCAGGTTGCCCACTGAATGGATACACCACCCATGGGATGCACCTGAATCTGTACTACAAGCCGCAGGAATTGAACTAGGTTCCAACTACCCTCTTCCCATTGTAGAAATAGATGCAGCTAAAGCCAGACTGCAAGAAGCTCTTGCAGCAATGTGGCAACTTGAAGCTGCAACAAGAGCTGCTATAGAAAATGGAACAGAAGAAGGCCTTGGTGACTCTTCGGAGCTACCACCAATTGATTTTCCTGAAGAAGTACATATGGAAGTGGACCATGAACCATTCAGAAATAATACTAATTCACCAGCTGTAGACAGGAGACATGAGGATCAGATGGTTCCTAGCATGACTCATTCAATAGTTAGAGCTGATGAAGAGGAGGTTTCTGCAGATTTGGGGAACACTGCTGGAGATAGCAGAGCAGAAGTACCATCAAACATTAATTTTGATGCAGAAGTTCGTGGAGAAGAAATTGACAGAGGCAGCGTTCAAACAGTGAGGAATAATGTTGTTCCACATTTCGGTCCAGCCAGGCTGCAAAGTCCTGCAGAGCCCACAGTTGACTCATCAagcagccggacagaaagagaTGGTGGCGTGGTTCCAGTTTGGTCCCCTTCCGCAAGCTCTAGCCGTTCAGAGCATTTTGTGGCTGATGACACTGGCATTGCAAGCAGTGGCTATTTACAGAGGCATCCCCAGTCTCGCCAACTAATAAATTGGAGGCAGCTTTCACAGACAGT GACAAGAAGTTGGGAGGTGGAGAATGCGGTGCAGCCGAATGCTTTTGGGTAA
- the LOC103716122 gene encoding probable aquaporin NIP-type — translation MTEIIPHSPEISTRPPSASQPSNVEEVKYSNVEKIKDSYQEEPEITPSNMHKVAAEVVGTYILIFIGCGSSFIDQKYNITLVGVALAWCFAVMALVYTLGHISGAHVNPAVTIAFATAGRFPWKQVPLYVVAQMLGSILASITLRWLFDGNPAVVMLTLPDKSTNDLNVVAWEIIITFILMFVISGAATDDRGIKELSGVAIGVTIFFNVLIAGKVTGASMNPARSLGPAFATKNFHKLLLYIVAPVIGAVAGSTVYNLLRLPENPTIKIVTSNFDKIDSQFEPTYSALWEQNKILLDGNGRKLNARISDESVWSTKVFASKLGVFYQISHLAENPMQGWVVLVMVLK, via the exons ATGACAGAGATAATTCCTCACTCTCCTGAGATCTCTACAAGACCTCCCTCAGCATCTCAGCCATCCAATGTAGAGGAAGTGAAGTACTCTAATGTAGAAAAAATCAAGGACTCTTACCAAGAGGAACCTGAGATCACCCCAAGCAACATGCACAAG GTAGCTGCTGAGGTAGTTGGGACATACATACTTATATTCATTGGCTGTGGATCGTCATTTATAGACCAAAAATACAATATTACACTGGTTGGTGTAGCATTAGCATGGTGTTTCGCAGTAATGGCTCTAGTATACACACTTGGGCACATATCAGGAGCCCATGTCAATCCAGCAGTCACCATTGCCTTCGCCACAGCCGGCCGATTCCCTTGGAAACAG GTCCCTCTGTATGTGGTAGCTCAAATGCTGGGTTCTATCCTTGCAAGCATCACTCTAAGATGGCTGTTCGACGGCAATCCTGCAGTTGTGATGCTAACACTTCCTGATAAGTCGACGAATGATCTCAACGTTGTTGCATGGGAGATTATCATCACGTTCATCTTGATGTTTGTTATATCTGGTGCTGCCACTGATGACAGAGGG ATAAAGGAGCTCTCTGGAGTTGCAATAGGTGTGACCATCTTCTTTAACGTCCTCATAGCTGG GAAAGTAACTGGGGCTTCCATGAACCCTGCAAGGAGCTTAGGACCAGCCTTTGCAACAAAAAACTTTCACAAGCTCTTGCTATACATAGTAGCACCAGTGATTGGGGCAGTTGCAGGATCTACTGTGTACAATCTCCTACGCTTGCCTGAAAACCCTACGATAAAGATCGTCACAAGTAATTTTGACAAGATCGACAGCCAGTTCGAGCCCACATACTCAG CTCTCTGGGAACAGAACAAGATTCTGTTAGATGGAAATGGACGAAAGTTGAATGCAAGAATATCAGATGAAAGTGTTTGGAGTACTAAG GTGTTTGCATCTAAATTAGGTGTCTTCTACCAAATTAGTCATCTTGCCGAGAACCCAATGCAAGGGTGGGTTGTACTTGTTATGGTGCTTAAATAG
- the LOC103716109 gene encoding 50S ribosomal protein L29, chloroplastic-like translates to MIALGVSSPPSSSSSFGLASFASPPSSSLRILSPFPSLKSSFRGIRIGNDVRALTPLPSRGGCGGGGGRMVVRMAKRREEMKEIREKTTEELNEEVIDLKGELFMLRLQKSARNEFKSSEFHRMRKRIARMLTVKREREIEEGINKRLSRKLDKKWKKSIVVRPPPSLRKKQEEQKAAEAEKST, encoded by the exons atgatagcTCTCGGGGTCTCGTCaccaccctcctcctcctcgtcattTGGGCTCGCTTCCTTTGCctctcctccatcttcttcgCTTAGAATTTTGTCTCCCTTTCCTTCTCTGAAGTCATCCTTCCGTGGAATCCGGATTGGGAACGACGTCCGAGCTCTGACGCCGTTGCCGTCGCGCGGcggctgcggcggcggcggcggacggATGGTGGTGAGGATGgcgaagaggagggaggagatgaaggagattagggaGAAGACGACGGAGGAGCTCAACGAGGAGGTCATCGACCTCAAGGGGGAGCTCTTCATGCTCCGCCTTCAGAAGTCCGCCCGGAATGAGTTCAAATCAAGCGAATTCCACCGCATGCGCAAAAGG ATTGCTCGCATGCTGACTgttaaaagagagagggagatcgAAGAGGGGATCAACAAGAGACTGTCAAGGAAACTTGATAAGAAATGGAAGAAAAGCATTGTTGTCAGACCACCTCCATCTCTGAGGAAGAAGCAGGAGGAGCAGAAAGCAGCAGAGGCAGAGAAGTCAACATAA
- the LOC103716110 gene encoding UDP-N-acetylglucosamine transporter ROCK1, whose product MPSATPAARRNKVPSKTNAPGARVWLYLALLTLQYGAQPLLSKRFVGQDVIVTTLVLSCEVAKVICALILLAKEGRLKSLYNQWTLVGSLTASGLPAAIYALQNSLLQISYKNLDSLTFSILNQTKLFFTAVFTYLILGHKQSVKQVGALAMLIIAAVLLSVGESSGRGSSGTGTDQVLFHGIIPVMVASVLSGFASSLCQWASQVKKHTSYLMTIEMSVVGSLCLLASTYKSPDGEAIRKYGFFHGWTAWTLLPTISNAVGGILVGLVTAHAGGVRKGFVIVSALLVTAMLQFIFDGKPPSLYCLAALPLVISSIFIYQKYPYKKKED is encoded by the exons ATGCCTTCCGCGACTCCTGCGGCGCGGCGTAATAAGGTACCGTCCAAGACGAACGCCCCGGGGGCGAGGGTGTGGCTCTATCTCGCGCTCCTCACGCTCCAGTACGGCGCTCAGCCGCTTCTCTCCAAGCGTTTCGTCGG GCAGGATGTTATTGTGACCACATTGGTTCTATCATGTGAGGTAGCAAAG GTCATCTGTGCGCTGATTCTTTTAGCAAAAGAAGGTAGATTGAAGAGCCTGTACAATCAGTGGACTTTGGTTGGCTCATTGACCGCATCAGGCCTTCCTGCAGCCATCTATGCCTTGCAGAATAGCTTGTTGCAGATATCCTACAAGAACCTAGATTCCCTCACTTTTTCAATTCTTAACCAGACAAAATTATTTTTCACAGCTGTTTTTACATATCTTATTTTGGG GCATAAGCAATCAGTCAAACAAGTAGGAGCTCTGGCAATGTTGATCATTGCTGCTGTTCTTTTAAGTGTTGGGGAGAGCTCTGGCAGAGGTTCCAGTGGCACTGGAACAGATCAAGTTTTATTTCATGGAATTATTCCTGTAATGGTTGCTTCTGTGCTCTCTGGTTTTGCTTCTTCATTGTGTCAGTGGGCTTCTCAG GTTAAGAAACACACTTCATACTTAATGACCATAGAAATGTCTGTAGTTGGAAGTTTATGTTTATTGGCGAGTACCTACAAGTCCCCAGATGGAGAGGCTATCAGAAAATATGGATTCTTTCATGGTTGGACTGCTTGGACTCTG TTACCGACCATATCCAATGCTGTTGGTGGAATCCTTGTTGGGCTTGTAACAGCTCATGCTGGTGGTGTTAGAAAG GGTTTTGTCATAGTCTCTGCGCTACTGGTTACTGCCATGCTGCAGTTCATATTTGATGGAAAACCACCATCTCTCTACTGCCTTGCAGCGCTGCCTCTCGTTATCAGCAGCATTTTCATATACCAGAAATATCCTTATAAGAAGAAGGAAGACTAA